The Hippocampus zosterae strain Florida chromosome 10, ASM2543408v3, whole genome shotgun sequence genome contains the following window.
cgtcttactgtttattgtatatgttaaatcgctccatgtacagcactttgtatgcagcgatggctgtttgaaagtgctctataaatactgttgacttgacttgacttgacacagtTTAACATAGGACGGATATCCTTATGTCCTTGCACTTGACCTTTTGCTGAGTAAGCCGTTGGTGAAATGATATAGCAATGCACtgagtgttttgtccgaatgaaaccTATTAGAAGAGATCAAAAGCTGGTAGCTAATAGACTTCGTTAATATACCATTAGCTTCTGGGTTCTGCACTTGCTTGACATTAATTCCTCTGTTTGACAACCGTATGCCCGTTTTCTCTCTATCAGCTATAAGTTATTAACGTGGTTTAACACAGTATTAATATAAAACAGACACTACATATCCACCCTTTCATGATGTAACCACACATCATGAATCGGAATGAGCAAAATCATTAATATAAAACAGAAACTACACTGTTCACATTACATTACGTTAGCTGCTGTCTTGTCTgagctgtgtgtttaatgcacagcatgtttgcactgaggaggattgagaggaagacatttcatctatgctgcatgtcatacataaagcgtatttgacaataaagatgaccttgaccttgttcAGCAGCAACGtctgtgctgttggacagtctgcggctggatgaatGGCAtgtggagccgacgatgagaagaaagaccGTCAGCACAGAGCGCCAATGCACATGTGGAATTGGGAGTTGTGCcaatctttttttcgtcaatggatgttaaagcttcttgtttgctttcaaacttagcttgtagcggacgtgtgcacattttgagcatgacgtctctgatccactggttaaaggacactttgattctctcctctttcatctcaaattgcttcaaacaacaaagtgtgtgacggaaaagtggttaggactgcacgactgtccgtgttttatgttacgtgttgtgtttatttattttactttatgtgaactgttttgttaagcgctttgttacagctgccgctgttgtaaaagcgctatataaatcagcatgtattgtattgtattgtaacaaccatccgtgctcataaTCACACCTTGGAACaaattggagtgttccattaacctgccacacatgtttttgggatgtgggaggtaacctaagtacccagagaaaagctatgcaggcacggggagaaaatgcaaacttcagacaggaaggccggagccgaaatcgaaccctgcacctctgcactgtaaggtcaCGGGGCCACCCCTgaatttcattaaaaatgtaatcaaaaatCCCTTTGAGTAGTGGAAGAGGCAGAGATGGATATCAGCCTTTACAGGGGAGAATGTATTCtttcttcaattaaaaaaaaaaaaagttcccatcACCCCAGCATCCATAAGCACACAATCAATGTTGCACCcacccatccaaccatccatccatcatttgtCTTCCACATATCTGAaatcgggtcgcaggggcagcggctttagcagggaagccaagaaatccctctccccagccatttCATCCAGATActcccgggggatcctgaggtgTTCTTAGGAGGAATTCTAACATCTGCCCAAGTTAATACATCGGACTCCTCTCGATGTGAAGATGTAGTTTGTCTACTCCGAGACCCTCCCGGTGGACTGAAATCCTCACCCTATTCCTAAGGGATAGCCCTGACACCCTGCAGAGGAAACTCCTGTTGGCTGCTTGCATCAAtgatcttgttctttcagtcacaACTGACAGCTCATGAACAAAAGTGATGGtatggtgtggagtttgcattattctccccgtgcctgcatgggttactccggtttcttcccacattccgaaaacacgcatagtaggttaatggaacactgtgaattgtccctcggtgtgagtgtgagcatggatggttgttcgtttctgtgtgccctgcgagtggctggcaaccagttcgaggtgtaccctgcctactgcccaatgacaactgggatattctccagcatgcctgcgaccttcgtgaggaaaagcgggtcaaataatgaatgaatacgatgacattaatttgattttgaagatTGGTCGAGAATCTAGATTTTGACAAACATGTTAAATAGCCTAAGAGGTCCATACAGTTGTAAAAAGGTCCAACCAAAGGATCAATCTCACATTCAATTACTGGTACAGTACTGCATCATACATTGttaatcaatatatatatgtatgataTCAAAACGTTGCTGCAGTTGATTTGATTGATGTCAAAGGAATTAATGTCATGATGATTTGCGTTTTTGACCAAATTAGATACAGTAACAATTTGATATCAGTGTCATAGTGATGTTGAATTTACGTCAGCTGGGGGgcgtcagccagtcctccctcaagtgcctccagttggtccaaaatgctgctgctcatctCCGAACTAGGAGGGAGCAGATAACTCAAATTCTGACCTCTCTTCACTGTCTTCCTGTATATTTTTggattcatttgaaaatgctttcattTGTCTTTAAATCTTGTGGTCTCGCCCCACATTACCACTTTGAGCTCTTCCATCTATAGTATAGATCAGTCGATATTCCATATcaagggtgcccaaactttttggaccgaagatcgacttttcgttcaaccaacctcccggaaTCGGCCCTTCCCGCGCACACacggatgcacacacacacacacacacacacacacacacacacacacgcgcgcgcgcgccatgatgagcaaccaAACATGGACACACATGTGTGTGACACACATGTGTGTCGATAGAATATgtttatgcagcgtcctcgtcattcacaCCTCAGGCCATGAAGTGTTCCTATCGTTTCAATCCTTCCTATCTTTTCAAAACGCctggcaaaaaacacttctgagagagatcATCAACTAAagacggcaaaaaaaataaaaataaaaaggatgaggacgcagttaaattaaatgaccatcatttttattatttcctctatgcacaactctcatttattgtgcaataatctaattgtaacatgtacgCGTtagatattttgatgcatttttatgctttagaaaacatatatgtcagatttttgggggggggggggcttggagcgAAtatagggcatttacatggaaagcgCGTCTCCACTTACAAAATGTTatcgttaagaaatttcttccagaaccaattaatttcagttATAGAGGAACCACTGTATAGTGCAGGGGTGGCTGGCCAACCAGTGAGAGACGaacagacaattttttttcctgtgttactgcaaagagccacattgtGCACATGCATGCACTGGAAACAGCGTGGTATGAAACCTGGTGTGAAGCTACTGTATATCAACTAAATGACCAGCCATTCTCTCTTTTACGTTAGCAAAGGCAATACCTGCTGTGTAAATTAcccgtgacacacacacacacacacacacacacacacacacacacacacattcacacgcacgcacgcacacacgcgcgcgcgcgcacacgcacacgcacacgcacgcacacacacgagctgCAGCAATAACTACTTGGGTCAGCTTGCTACATATTTGACCGAAGATCGATATCTGAAGCGACGAACCTCCCGTCATCGACCCGAATGCGCACgtgcaatacacacacacacacacacgcatgcacgcacacatgcgcatATGCAGGCACGCACAGACACTGAGATGAGCGAGAGCCGAAACTTCACTGAACACGAACGAaatcaaaacacacagacagtctcttgatgcaatcgacaaaattttctcgacgagaagagcaggcagggtacaccctagattcacggaggaagcggagaatggtgtgcctgtcaatactgtccgttgaggaggaggaagacatctacattatcggccttctgatagcaggtatgctgcagtttggtgttagcagtttcctgttctatcgcaaaaatccaaccgacgggagcagctttattggaagtgaagaagctgctggtcattctcgatggtctagcgcgaatgtccaacactcagactcaagcggtgactgagctcaaccgcaattgcggttctggagcgtcgatcgacaacaacatgggtaagttggaattctcgcttcgaaaaggaatTGAAGATTTGGCTGATCTTCGCCAGTGAAGGGATCCAGCCACGGACTTaaggccacctgaaattgttggcggccgtccctccaaaataaacaatgctatttggacccctttcccctggatggaaggtatgcacggaagctagtgcccccaccatcaccaccctccttctcggccatggactgataaaccaggactgtcttcatgagcagaccttgacgaagcagctacggcctgttcacgcatacacaaccaaacaatcacacgcgcatacacatccttatcatcaccgtcttcatcgttccTATTCTTTTCCCCCGCGACGTGGAATGATCTGCAGAGCGCTCAgtggaccgtgcagctggttgGACGGGCTGCGTCGCGGTCGCCCCTCCCCGCTTTCCCTCCCCCTTCATTcgccccctcattacatgttatgtcttgtgacttgttgtaactgtcatatgcttatttatgtgttcgggtctttttttttttaatcgtgaacttaaattatcctcggaagaggatagttcgagcctgtttttttccccctctccctacccagtgttttcttttctgaactccgactgtaaatttccccattgtgggacaaataaaggatatcttagatacccccaaccccctcattTCCTCTTACCAACGCTCGCGCttaacttgggaccagtccgctagctcacggtcgatcgcgattgacgTAGTGCGCACCCCTACCTTTAAAGCTGACTAGCTTAGTACTTAGCACCGTTGTTTGCccatgagcggtgattcagttgtcatctgattggttgccgttTGTCAATCATTAGAGCTAAGCACTGTTGTTTTCGCATAGAggtgattcagttgtcatctgattggttgctctgtatgtcaatcaagtaacagggttgatgataggctgacgtcgttagttctgtgtatttagcaccgttgtttgaatggcagcgctatcgccaaggcgtttttgacacttgtcatgtgaaagcccaggagctgcattgaaccagccaaagagccgtgggttggccacccctggtataGTGCATATCAACCAAGCATTGTTCATAGACTGCTTTATATCGTGTGACAAAATTTGGATGAGGatggatcagaaaaaaaaaaggtgaacacATTTAGAAGTGCAACTTAAAAGTATTTTAATTCCCTACAGTCATTAAATATGCTTTAATTTATCACCATTATTAGCACAGTTGTCACTTATTTACAAGCTGGAATCATTTGACAGAGAGCAAAGATAAAGAAGCAATTTTTTATGTCATAATTCACATCGACTAAAATGAcagaaacatcttttttttttatacatgcaCATCATACATACAGTGCCTGAAGTTCTGCCTGCATCATCTGACCCATTATtattatgtgtttatttttactaaGATAGATCcattcaaaaggaaaaaaggttCAGACTATTCACAAACATGAGTGGCCTTCCGTTTACTTTTCATGCGCTCTTGAAATCAGATGGAGAAAAAACTGCATAGAGAAAGTATTGATTCTCATCATTACTAAGATTACAAGGTTACTAAGATTCCAAACTGTAAACAGCAAGTACACTGTGATCCGGGTTTCATTAAATAATTGTGCTTTGAGAGACCTTTAGTGTTTGTTTTACATCCCTAAATGGTCCTATTaatagaaaaaagaagaaaaaaacacattttaggaCTGACTGCTCAAGCTATAGTGACCTATTGTGTGTCCTAGTTTGTGGTTCAGTGAAGTTGATCAATATAACACAGGTGGATAAAATGGTGTGATGTATTTGAAGATGCGGGGATGTTTATCTGTTTTTAATCAGCAGCATTTAATGGTTTTCaagagttttgtttttaactgtgtttttttccaacattggGAGTATTCTTGACTCTCAGCTGCTCGTTCAAACGCCAAATTGGCAACTGAACAACTCTATGCATATAATCTCCTTCATGAGGCAGGTTCTTTCAaggaaattcatccatccatccatccatccatccatcttctaccgcttatccggggccgggtcgcgggggcaacagcccagacttccctctccctagctacttcttccagctctccccgggggatcccgaggcgttcccaggccagctgggtgacatagtctctccagcgtgtcctgggtcttcctcggggtctcctcccggtgggacatgcccggaacacctcaccagggaggcgttcaggaggcatccgaatcagatgcccaagccacctcatctggctcctctcgatgtggaggagaagcggctcgactcggagcccctcccggatgaccgagcttctcaccttatctctaagggagagcccggacaccctgcggagaaaactcatttcggccgcttgtatccgggatctcgttctttcggtcacgacccatagctcgtgaccatagatgagggttggaacgtagatcgaccggtaaattgagagcttcgccctttggctcagctccttcttcaccacgacagaccgatacaacgtccgcatcacagcagacgctgcaccgatccgcctgtcgatctctcgctccctcctgccctcactcgtgaacaagaccccaagatacttaaactcctccacttggggcaagatctcccccccgacccggagggggcactccacccttttccgactgaggaccatggtttcagatttggaggtgctgattttcatcccaaccgcttcacactcggctgcgaaacgctccagtgagagttggagagccctgtttgaaggagccaacagcaccacatcatctgcaaaaagcagggatgcaatactgaggccaccaaaacggaccccctcaacgcttcggctgcgcctagagattctgtccatgaaggttatgaacagaatcggtgacaaagggcagccttggcggcgtcctaccctcactggaaacgattccgacttactgccggcaatgcgaatcaaactctgacatcggtggtatagtgaccgaacagcccgtatcagggggttcggtactccatacccacgaagcaccccccacagaactccccgagggacacggtcaaacgccttctccaagtccacaaaacacatgtagactggttgggcgaattcccacataccctcgagaaccctgctaagggtgtagagctgggaAATTCAAGTCAGCAGTATTAGCAGTTAACAACTCAACATCTAATAGAACCCCCTTTGGACAACAATCTATTGGtagtattagtattattttATGTAAGCAGCTGTCATTACAGCAAAATGGGATTCATTcaataattgtttttgtttttctaaattTAAGACTAGTATGttatttgaatgaataaatgacccAGTGAGTCAAAAGTTCATCTCATTTTCTCTCAGTGTTACTTGAATATAATTGTGCTAGCAGCTCTCTTGACCAGCGATCCGGAACGGATCATATTTAAATTTGTTTGTACCACCGTACACataaatgtcctttgttttcttCAGCCATAAATTTGAGAAAAGTGCACTTTTTATGTGTTTGAAAaggtaagaaaaaaagtaatttcctAGCTGTCTCGTTTTTATGGCAAAATTATGTGTACGCCGGTATGTGCTAtaaaatggttgaaaaaaatgtggaagtCATAAAAATATGGCATGATAACATAAAATATAAAGCATCACTGCCAAGTCCACTGTTGTCCATTAATTGTTGTGGAGTAGGCCTACTTCCATGACTGATGCCAATATGTTTTTCAGATATGGCCACCAAATGCTCTTCGCTCTTCATTAGTCCATGATCTGCAATGATTAAAAATCACATCGACAGATATTAATCATTGTCAGATTAATTTTCTTATTCTTCCAAAAATGTATACTTTATGTGGTTGTGCTGCCTATTATTATCATTCAGCCATAGAAACATTGACATCAGAGTGAAAACAATCTTACTGCAGGATGCCCATCTATGGTCTGTCATAAgtgatgattatttttggtGAAGTGAAAAACAATAGAGTACAGGCACCTCTAATGATGATTAAGTCATTAAAGCCACAGGGAAAAATGTGATAATAATTTGATATACAATATATCTGTAAAAACAGTTGGTGTCACCAAACACCTTGCACAGTGGTACGTTACTAATATGATATTAcgaatgagaagaaaaaattgTCACAGAATTTTGTAAAAGTATACAACAGTATCTTGGTGccattgttttaaaatatatattgccAAAATCACACAGGCACCCAGGAATTTAAACATTTCGTACATTCAAAGCTCATCAATTTAGTTTTCTGATGTGGATGTCCATCCTGCCTAACATTCTGTATAAAACTTGAGACAGGATGCCTGAAAAAATGCAGTAGCACCAATCATCACTGTGTGCTGAAATGACCCACCGGCAAGGAAATGCAGCATTGAAAGGAATTTTGTCAAAAGTGATGTGGTATGACTCCTTTTTGTGACTGGCTCAAAAGCTACTGTATGTTCACATTGCAGCTGTAGAagtattttctttcaaatccGATCTGGGGCTCTTTTTGTATGTGGATATACATCTGATATGTATGCAATTTAATCCCAATTTGAAAAAGGAAGCATACAATTGACATTTGTGGTGAAAGTAATATTTCTTCCACACAGACAGTTCATTTACACGCGGCAATGATCTGGCGTCATCTTTAGTGGAATGTCTCAGTGAAATGAGCTGATCGAAGACCCTCCCTTCATCCTCATGTCGAAACTATTTCGATTcttggggtgttcacacggcacacatttgctccggtgctgcaccgatgtattttgttgcaatatattttacaccggagcaaattttgtggagctgtcacatgtacaaagccgctgagcgtgttagCACCGGCGCAGCATCGGTGCAGCTCCACTTGcggtcacacggcagtttctgcagcggagcaaaacgacagaaaacaaagagctgtcatGTTGGTTAATTTTAAAacttatacacaactcaagcaactactgtacaggcacgtccttctccttctcggtctccgtgccttctgctcaagagtaaccgcccccgaaaacgtaaatccacaatgacttcaatgacactcagaaaagcaaataatCCAATATAatttttctgtttctgtttggcgcatataatgcgccaaacagaaaatcaagagaggaaatcacaaaaaaaaatctatggggGGCAGGgcgttgtgaacacacaacaaaggaacaaactacacaaacaactccgagacagccAAGTAAAGATGACGTTTGGGGACTATACCCCCCGACCCCCGTTCTAAttgagatggtataacccaagaggtgcCGCTTGCTGCTGTTACCAGccatgtcttgtgtcgttattaaacaaacacatgacggaagtacaacagagcacgaaagcaacgcattctcgccgtatgtaatcaactcttctcatgcgtagcgaggCTACTCCCCGCCGCAAACGcccatttgctccggagcaaaatgTAGAGTTCACACGTgcattttacatcggtgctgccccgcaaacgagcatttgttccggagcaaatatttaaatcacatccctgaggtgggttaaatttgctccggagcaaatatttaaaCCACATCCCTgaggtgggttaaatttgctccggagtaagCTGTTTTCTGGGGGTACCGCGGTGTAActttgcacatgtgaacgctcAACTGGGGCAGCGCtggcgcagcaccggagcaaatcttGTGAACAACCCTTCAGTCGATATGAGACAGCAAAATGAGCCGCTACATGTGGGACAATATTTACTTCCGAAAACACCATGCCACGTTTGGTGCAACATCACTGACACTTTCCGTTCACATCAGAGGTCATATTTGTTTCTGTGATATGAACGAGAACATAAACAAATcggatttcattttaaaattctgaATTGGGCATCACGCCCTGCAGTATGAACATAGCCTAAGTCAGCCCCGGCTTCATTCAGAAATTCCACATTGCATTGTTAAATAGACCAGCAtttgcaatattttttgtttctggcatttcaaaaatgtgtccatgcggtcttttcattttcaaacaggCCCCATGAAATCAGTAAAAAGTTACATTGATGAGCTTTAAGTGTTAAGAAAAGCACTCATAATTTTGGACCttgtgtcttttttctttttttactcttttgttttactgtcgctcactctgccattttgtttcaagTGCTTGTTGAGGCTTTGGGCACAGTAGAGACAAACTGTGTCACAGAGTTTCTCCTTTTACTTGGTCATTGTTATTGAGTCCTGGTGATGGTTTGCTCCTGAAGCCCTCAGTCCCTCCTCTTGATGTTTCTTGGAAGAACAGGTGTGGCCACCACACAGACATGACAATACGTTTGTACTCTCTGCGGAAGTTCTGGTTCAGTAGGCCATAGATGATGGCATTAAGGCAACTGTTAAAGTAAGCCATAAAATAGCTGACTACAAAGAGCCACTCCGGGACGCGAGGTGCGACTTCTTCCGGGTTAATGGCCACAGCAAGCCCAATGAAGTTGAGCGGTGCCCAACAAATCGCAAAGAGCACAAAGACGACAAACATGGTGATGAAGTTCCTCAAGTCGCTGGGCTTGATGCGAGGACGTACCTCAGATTTCGCCTTGCGCCTTACCTGAATGACCAAGATCCATATCCGCATGTAGCAGAAAGTGACCACGGAAATAGGCACAAAGAAATGGATGACCACTACTGTGATGGTATAGGATGTGCTGACAGTCTGTGCAAATGTGCATGAGTAGACACGTGGGTCATACTGCAGGGAGCCAAAAAACAGATTTGGCACAATGGCCATAAGTGTTAAGAACCAGATGAGTGCTACAAGCAGCAGTGTGTTCCGGTTGCTGTACAACTTGTCATAGCTGAAGTTGTGGCAGATGTAACAGTAGCGGTTGACGGCGATGCCTGTGATGTTGAAGATGGAGCCAATGACGCTCAaacccatcaggaagccactTATCTGAAAGAAGTGGACATTTAGACAGATAGCTATAATGCAGTGTAACACACTGTACATAAGAATCAAATCATGTCctccagtgattttttttgccttgcacTTCAATCACTAATGGGCCAACAGGAAACTAATGAACTAAATTATAGCTGCTTtgacattgacatttaaaaacaatgaactAAAGAACAAAACCACAGCATTGCTCCAGGAAAGGACAACAATAACTTCACAGAGGATAGGGATTTTATCTGCAGTAATAGCACACCCACGATCTTGGTGAGAATAAGCCTTCATGGGTGGGACACATGTGGCTGCAAATGTgttccccaccccctccctccttacAGCTTGGGGTGTGGTTGAGTTCAGAATTAGGCAaccacattcaaagtcatgttAAATGACAGAGACCAAAGATTGAAGTTTTACTTAAGCAAGTGTGACTTCAAcccccagcagcagcaggaagaaCATGGTAGTAGTGGTGGTGCATTCGAAAAGAGGCGCAGGCAAAAAGTGAGGAGTGATTTGCATGCACATCCGACATCTAAAAATGGTGACTATGATTTGagctgttgaaaaacaaaaacacctgcaGTGCAATATGCACTTATTCTGTCTACTTGGCAAGCTGCCCAACACGACGAAGCCATACTGTATTGCGTGCCATGAACAGCTCCATTCATGCATTGCTTCCTGCtatctttctttttgttgtgcaaATGAAACCTCACACCTACAATTTTCATGCATGGGGAAAATGCACGTCAAGATTGTCCCTGCTTTGTAACATTTCGTGTACGGCCGACACATTATTGTGAATCCCACGCACACAACAAGGCCGACTGTTTATGTTTGTGATGTGCTAAATTGAGGTTGCTAGAGCAAATATATAGAGAGATAACGGGTACACAAACATACTAGTGTCTATTTCCAATCCGCTCTGTGTGTTATTGTGTCGCCTCTAATCCAGGCTCCTCAGTGGCATTGTCACAGTCATCACTTTCACTGTCACTTTCGCTTCCACTGACTTCCTCCGATGAGGATCGGCTTAAACATGTAGGATTTAACGACGTCCGCATCTGTCAGCTCCTGAGTGTAAAAATCCTCTTCCTCAAATTccaacacatcgctcaacattgaatgtacagtggtacctctaattacacaattaattggttctggaagacatttctgagctagaacattttgtaagtagaaacgcgttttccatgtaaatgtcctaTGTTCGCTCCAAGCCCCCTCCACaacattcagacataaatgctaaagcataaaaatgcatcgaaatatgtaacaagtccatgttacaattagattagtgtacaataaatgagagttgtacataatgtaaaacaaaacaaaacaaataatacagTTAATTCtcaacttttaactgtgtcttcattgttttttttggactctTTAGTTCATGTCCTCTCTCAGAAGtcgtttttgcctggcgtttttgGAAAGAACCAAGGGCGTGTCTTCATCGTTTTTTTGGACTCTTTAGTTCATGCcgtctctcagaagtgttttttgcctggcgttttgtaaagaaccaatggcgtttgcttttgtcggcttttaacaatctttcGAAAATGTCTAAGGCATATATCAGCATAGTGTGCGATCGattgactggtgaacactttttatgGCTGATTTACATTCATGTAAAACTCCCGgaatgcctcatggcccgaAGGGC
Protein-coding sequences here:
- the LOC127609220 gene encoding melatonin receptor type 1B-like, with amino-acid sequence MEIPEDRSLLENQTEHGPETSPGSVRPAWAVTALASVLIFTTVVDVLGNLLVIISVARNRKLRNVGNAFVVSLSFADLMVAFYPYPLVLYAIVHDGWYLGETQCKISGFLMGLSVIGSIFNITGIAVNRYCYICHNFSYDKLYSNRNTLLLVALIWFLTLMAIVPNLFFGSLQYDPRVYSCTFAQTVSTSYTITVVVIHFFVPISVVTFCYMRIWILVIQVRRKAKSEVRPRIKPSDLRNFITMFVVFVLFAICWAPLNFIGLAVAINPEEVAPRVPEWLFVVSYFMAYFNSCLNAIIYGLLNQNFRREYKRIVMSVWWPHLFFQETSRGGTEGFRSKPSPGLNNNDQVKGETL